The DNA segment ATCTATGGCCGCTTGGATTGCGCCGCAGCCAATGGAGCGCTTTCGAAAGGCTATGCAGAACATCGTGTCTTCTTTGCGGGCGAGCAGAATGCCATTCACACTGGATATAGACCCTGCGGAAGGTGCATGAGCTCACAGTATAAAGATTGGAAATCTGGCCCAGAAGGTAAGGAGAGCTATCCGTGGAAACAGCTGCCAAAGTAAAAACTATAACAAGTCGCTTAAGTTTGTTCCCGGCCCGTCGGCCGTCCACCGGACGTCCCTTTCGGGCCGCCGCTTAGCTTCGCGTTGAGGCTGTAGAAAAACCCCAAATCAGACTGATTTTGGTAGCATTGAGCAAACAGACAAGGAGCCGTCGGAATGCCTCGTTTCAAGCACTACAACTACGATCAAGATTCGATGGTGGTCATCAACTACCAGGAACAGCTCCAGCCCGGTACCTTTGAACACGCCGTTCATTACCTGATTGAGCACAAGCTGGATCTGTCGATTTTCCATCCCAAATACCGCAACGACGACACTGGTCGCCTGGCCTACGATCCGGCCATTCTGTTGAAAATAATTCTGTTTGCTTACTCCAAGGGCATCACTTCCAGCCGCGAGATCCAGTGGTGCTGCGAGACCAACATCATTTTCAAAGCGCTGTCCTGCGATACCGTCCCGCATTTCACCACCCTGGCCAAGTTCGTTAGCCAGCACGCTGGTGAAATTGAAGAACTGTTTGAACAAATACTGCTGGTGTGCCATGAACAGGGCCTTCTGGGTAACGAGCTGTTTGCTATCGACGGCTGCAAAATGTCGTCAGACGCCGCGAAGGAATGGTCTGGAACCTTTAAGGAACTTAGCGAAAAACGAGACAAGCTAAAACGGCTGATTCGCCATCATCTGCATGAGCATCACGAGCGAGACGAGGCGGAGACGGAAGCCGAACTGGATAGAGATATTCGCCGCGTCAAAACCGTGCTCGCTCTGGATGAGTCCATGAAGAAAGTGGACCGCTTCCTAAAGACGAACAGCCCAAGAATGGGCCAGGGTAAACGACTCAAGGAAGTGAAGAGCAACATCACCGATAACGAAAGCGGCAAGATGACCACCAGCAAAGGCACGATTCAAGGCTATAACGGCGTGGCTACGGTGGACAAAAAACACCAGATTATCATCGATGCTCAAGCCTTCGGTGAAGGCCAGGAACACCATACTTTAAAGCCGGTGTTGGAGACGGTTCAGCGTCGTTATAAAAAGCTGGGTATTGCTGACAACATCTATCAAACCGGCGCGATCTTGACCGCCGATACCGGCTTCGCCAATGAAGCCAATATGCAGTACCTGCATGAGCAACAGATCAACGGCTACATCCCGGACAACCGCTTCCGCAGTCGTGATCCCAAGTTCGCCGAGCAGAAAGGCAAGTATGGAAAACGCCACCAGAGCCAACCAAAGTCTGGGTGGAAGCAGGTGATTCTAGCCAGTGAATTCCAGTTCGATCCGGTTACGATGACGTGCATCTGTCCCGTCGGAGAATCCCTGCGCCACGAAAGCACCCGAACCGACCAAAACGGCGTACTCAGAGCCCACTTCCAAGGCCGGTTATTGCAGTGTCGCCACTGTCCAAAAAAACACCAATGCATGCAAAACCCCAGCTCAGCAGATCATCGTAAAGGCAAAGGAAGACAGGTCTCTTACACCCTGGAGCTCAGGCGAGGCCCAACGTATACCGACTGGATGAAACACCGAGTCGATAGCCAGCAAGGCAAAGCGATTTACGGTCATCGCATGTCTGTGGTGGAGCCCGTGTTCGGCAACATTAGCAGCAACAAACGTCTGAATCGCTTCAGCTTGCGGAGCAAAAAGAAGGTGCAGGGCCAGTGGCAGTTGTATTGCCTGGTGCACAACATTGAGAAACTGGCGAATTACGGACAGTTAGCGGCATGATGCAAGCCCATGAGGCCACAAGAAATAGCCCTGAAGCGGCTGACAAGGCGGTGCTAGGCGTTGATTGATGCTAATTGAGCCGGTATTGCCGAAGAATAAACGAGCTTGCACGAGTTAGTGGCGGGCAATGACAAAACAACAAAGCGGCTGTGGATTGGGCTCTGTGAAGGGTTTTTCTACAGGCTCGTTATGAGTAGAAAGTATGAGTAAGCGCAAAACACCGAGTAGCAGTTTCGTGTTGCGGGAAGAGAATGGGGTCGTTGAGGCGTCGCTGAACGACGAAAACGATCTATTTCTCAAGCATACGATCCACGATATGCCTCACCCTAGAGTAATTGCACCGAGGCGCTCTAAAGCCCAGATTGAAGAAGATTCAAGGTTTTAGCTGCTTGTAGTCCTGATTCCCATGAAGCCTTTTTGAGAAAGAATATCGCGGGAATGAATCAGGAAATTAACAAACAAATTCAAGAAATTAGGAAGTCGCTTAAACGCATGCAGAGCTATGCTCACTATGTCGTTAGAGCAGAGGAAATTCTGCGTGAGCTTGAGCAAACACATAACAAGTAGTTTCAGTTCGTTGCGGGCCTGAAGCCCTCCACCGGACAGCCTTGTCGCCGCTTCGCTCTGCCAAGGCTACCGCTGAACAACGGCGTTATGCGTGGCACTAGTAAATTTTGGGTATCTTGAAGGAAGAGTTCGTGGATTATAAAAAAAGGTTCATTGCTGCACATAAAAAGTCGTCTGAGTTAGGCCTTAATCCTGAGCCCCAAGCCTTACCGTTCGCGAAAGAGTATTCGAAACAAAGGGTTCAGAAAATCCTTCAAGCTTGCGCTGACTATTTATATTCCTGTGAGCTAGAAACATCTTCTGACTTAGCAACGAATTGCATTCCTATTCATATGCAGCTCCAGGCCTTTCTTAGGGAGCACCTTTCTGTCCGCAGCAGTATCACGATCGGTGACAAATTTTGGAAGGATTATGTGTACTGCCACATGTCTTACCAAGATATACTGGAAGAGCTTCAACATCCCATGGCTGATGCGGCACTAAAGGCTCATGTTTGGCTGACGTTGGGAGATGGGAGCGTCCTTGACTGTACAGGTGAAGCCCACATGGACTTGCTCTTCAATCGAAGTGAACACCCTACACATGAATGCTTTGCATTTGTTCGCCCCAGTCAAACAATTCCGGATGGTTACTACCGGCCATATTTAGTAGGTAGTGATTTCTTAGAACGAACAGGGGCGTTTGCCATTGTATCAGCATAACAATGCCATGCACGCGACGAGCGCGTGATGGCTGGCGTTAGGATCAACTAAAAAGGGAAAGACACGTCGACGATGAATAAAATTATTATACTTGCCGTAGTTTTGGCTGTTGGATGGTACGGAAACTTTCTATACAAACAAAATGATTTACCGTTCATACAAAATTCGGCGACCTACTTTGGATCTGGCGAACAAGTAAAGTGCATTACTAAAGATGGTAAAGTTTTATATGGGAGCGTACCACAAGGAACTATATGTGAAAGGCGAGAGCCAGTTGAAGGTTCATTGACAATAGTTTCTAGTGAATCCTTTAGCTCCAATAAAGACAATATCCATAGCGGTTCAAGTTTTAAATGTGATGGCAGGCAACACTGTAGTCAAATGAACTCCAGAGCTGAAGCTGTATATTTCGTCAAAAACTGTTCAAATACCAAAATGGATGGGGATCACGATGGAGTCCCATGTGAAAATGATTCCCGATTTTAGTCTGACTACATAAGGTCGTGGTGTATTTTAATCCTAACACGGCGGTCCAGCGGACCAAGTGCCGCTCAGCGGTTTTTGTAAAATTTCAAGTTTTGGTGCAGCGGCACTTCTCCGCTTACCTTGGCGTTAGGGCGTGGGTATGATGACCCGATGATTGTATATCTTGATCAAAACAAGTGGATTGAGCTTGCACGAGCCATTAACGGTGTGGATAACTCGGATGAAGCCGAGCTGCTGAGGAGAAATATGCCAGCAGCTATCAGGGCCGGCTGCATTTTTCCACTGTCAGCCATTCACATCATCGAGTTTTCTAGGATAAAAAAAGACCAGCGTCGGTCTCGTCTTGGGCAGGTCATGTGGAATTTTTCGCGAGGCATAACCACTTCTCCTCTACACGCTATTATCTTTCGAGAGTTAGAGGTGGCCTTTTCCAATGCGGGCTACGAGGTCAGCTCGAAACCATTTGAATATCTTGGTCGCGGTATACCATATGCCTTTGGTGAGGTGTTGGAAGGAACGATTTCCAAGATGTACCCAGATGAGATCGATAGGGCAATGTTGTGTGGGTTTGCCGATATACCGCCGATTCAGGGAGGCACAAAAACGTACCGAGAGAACTTTGTGAGCCACCTGAGCTCTCTTCACGAGCGGAAGCAAGATCTGGACAAGTCAAAATGGTCGAATTGGCTCTATGCAATTTCCATGGTTGATATCCTCGACCCATTACACAAGGTCATGACTGAAAATCGCATTCCAAGTGGAGATTTCGAGACTTGGGGGCCTGAGCGACTTAGCGGTTTTCTGGATAGCATGCCTACCCGGGCCGTAGATATTCATTTGCATCGCCAGGTTTTAAAGAACCCAGAATACA comes from the Marinobacter psychrophilus genome and includes:
- a CDS encoding Ada metal-binding domain-containing protein gives rise to the protein MGKGVSVKTYKLLAADGTIVVSKTPGTLGGNSKAKIYGRLDCAAANGALSKGYAEHRVFFAGEQNAIHTGYRPCGRCMSSQYKDWKSGPEGKESYPWKQLPK
- a CDS encoding transposase, which gives rise to MPRFKHYNYDQDSMVVINYQEQLQPGTFEHAVHYLIEHKLDLSIFHPKYRNDDTGRLAYDPAILLKIILFAYSKGITSSREIQWCCETNIIFKALSCDTVPHFTTLAKFVSQHAGEIEELFEQILLVCHEQGLLGNELFAIDGCKMSSDAAKEWSGTFKELSEKRDKLKRLIRHHLHEHHERDEAETEAELDRDIRRVKTVLALDESMKKVDRFLKTNSPRMGQGKRLKEVKSNITDNESGKMTTSKGTIQGYNGVATVDKKHQIIIDAQAFGEGQEHHTLKPVLETVQRRYKKLGIADNIYQTGAILTADTGFANEANMQYLHEQQINGYIPDNRFRSRDPKFAEQKGKYGKRHQSQPKSGWKQVILASEFQFDPVTMTCICPVGESLRHESTRTDQNGVLRAHFQGRLLQCRHCPKKHQCMQNPSSADHRKGKGRQVSYTLELRRGPTYTDWMKHRVDSQQGKAIYGHRMSVVEPVFGNISSNKRLNRFSLRSKKKVQGQWQLYCLVHNIEKLANYGQLAA
- a CDS encoding excalibur calcium-binding domain-containing protein: MNKIIILAVVLAVGWYGNFLYKQNDLPFIQNSATYFGSGEQVKCITKDGKVLYGSVPQGTICERREPVEGSLTIVSSESFSSNKDNIHSGSSFKCDGRQHCSQMNSRAEAVYFVKNCSNTKMDGDHDGVPCENDSRF